The DNA window CATCAAAGCTATTGTTCATTCAACATAAATAATTAAATTATGTCTGATTTTACCATTATCTACACTTTCTTGACTAATCTGTGTATCTGGTCCAATAAATTCTATCTGCAAACCAGATCCACTTGAGTTATAAGACCCAGTAACTTCTACGATATTTTTACCCTTCTTTAAAAGGTGAGAAAGACGAATATGGATGTCAGTACCTACTAAAATTTTAATAGTTTTACCATTGATTTTAATACTTCCCTTTAATCCATGAGAACCACTAATATTCAGATAATAGCTTTGCTTGAGAGCATCAGAACTTAAATTAATGATTGTTTCTTGTTTGGTATCCTTTGTAGAATGAAAATTAGCAAAAACCATATTAGGAAGTACAAGAGACATACTCATGGTTAAAATAGCAGAATAACAAATTCTTTTTAGTAATTGTTTACTATTCATTGTTCATTTCTCCGATGTTTTTTGTAATTGAAACATTTATCTAAGCCCATCATTACCAACCTGTGTCTATCTAATAATTTTCTCTCACCTTTACAACTACATTTATTTTCTCCTTCGCATAAGATATTGAATTGATTTCTATCATATATATATCCTTGATATGGCTTTTTTATGACGGAATTACTATTATTAATACTTCTGGATGTAGATTTTAAACTACTACCAAATTCACTGCTTAATTGATTTTGATTTGCATGAGCTAAATTAGGTAAAGTTGTGAAAATTAAATAGCAAAACAAAGTAGCTGTAAATTGACTAATTCTCATTTTTGTATTCTCCTTCTGTTGTTTTTTTGACTTTTGCCTAATATTGAAATCGGTTAATATAAATTTTGATGTAGGGGTTAGCCTTGCTAACTAAACCCCTATTTAAAAATCACAAAAAACGAAAAATCCTCATTTCTAAGGATTAAAGTTATTAGGTGTTCTTACATTCACTGGCACAACTACACCACTTTTAACCGTTGGTACATTTACTCCAGTAATATTGCCTTTACCACCGAGCATTTCATGATATACATTTTGGTGTTGTCTGACTTTTCCGTTCCCACCAATATTCACTTGTACTGCTCTCGAAGAACTGACATTTCCTGTACAAGATGGTGTACTTTCCATCTGAATATTAGAAGTTTGTTCTGCTCGATTTCGGGACATATTCAGTTGAGTACCAACATGAGATATTACACACTGAGCAGAAGCAGACCCAGTAGATATAGGTAAAAATGTCAAGCTCAACAAAGCTGATATACAGCCAAGTGATAAAAAATTATGTCTCATTCAAATTCTCCAAACATTAACGACAAGACATGGAAATTGTGTTTGTTTGTAACTTGCGTTGACGAGAACCTCTAATTTTTGTAAGTTGTCGGGTTACAAATCTGTTACTAAAGTTATTACAATTCCGTTTCCATGTATTTTTCTTTTTACGTCTGGTGGAAGAGTTACTACTTCTACGATTAATAGATATCCCAGAACCCGAACTTAGCTTTGTCTTGCCAGTTTCTACTGTGATATTTCCTTGAGAATCTCTATTAATTTTGACTTTTCCAGCTTGCAGATTGATTTCACTTGCTTGAGCAACTAATGGTAAAATTACCCAGAATGTAGTTAGTAGAAGTTTAAGTTGACGTAACTCCATGAATTGGGTATCCCTACTAACTTAGAGGGAAAAGAACAGGGAGAAAGTTAATAATTACATTGTCAAAACTTTCACCCTAATGATATTTACGAGAGAGTTAAATTCCTCTGTTCTAATTAACTCAGAGGAATTTTCAAGCTAGTTGCCTAGCTGGTTCCTACGTCCACCACGACGAATTTCTTGGTAGACTTGACTAGATCGTTGTTTAGATACGTTATCATTACCAACAATATCAGACAGTTGACGAGCATCTTGAACGTTGCCAGAACCACCTCTGGAACGAGAGCGAATTATTTGTCCACTTTGGTTGATTCTTTGATTGGTGTAGTTACGATCACCTGTAATTATAGAGGTCTGTTCACTGGTTTGTATATTAGCACTATCACCAGATCCAGCATTAGCAGGAACAGCAGCAGAAGCGATCGCACTAACAGTTAGTAAGCAGAAGATTAACTTATTCATGATTGACCTTATGATTCCGAGAATGTAAAACGTGAGTTTGACTTATTTGCTCAGATTTCGTTTTATCTGAGAATAAAAGTCCAAAAGCACCCCTGCCTGGGGTATAGCAACGATTGATGAAAAATTCCACCATTTGGCGTGAAAAGCTTCCAAGGCAAGCTTTTCGCCCCCTAATTTGCGGCATTTATGATTTGAATAGGCAAAGCCGCTTTGATTGTTTTGCCATTTGTATTATCCCGTACTAAAGCTAACCGATAAAGCTGGTATGGCGCAGGTGCAGGTTCAGTTTTTCGCTCTTGAGTGAGTGCAGGTAGAAAGCTAATCAGTTCAAAACGACCATCAGAACTGGTGGTGTTATATTTCATTGGACCATTAGTTGCGTTGCGATAAAGCTGGAGGGGCATTGATAGTAAAACTTGGTATGTATCATCTCCAACTACAAGAGGTTGATCAATTGGTTCAATAGGTTTGGTTGGGATAGACTCAGCCAAAACGGAGAAAGGTATGCCGGATACTAACAATAGACAAGTTGCCGCTAGAACCTTGGAGAAAGTTTTTGCCAGATTCATAAGACTGACTTCTTCATTAATTTGAATTGGATGAAACAAGCTTATTCAGGAATACCAGTTCGCTGCTACACATGCGTGTTGTGATTTTGTTATGATTTTCGTTGTGATTTTTATAACTACTAACTGCAATGGTTTTTTCAGCTACTCCTCAACCTGAGTTTCGCTTTGCAGAAGCGGATAACAATTGGGACCTCTCAAGACTATATGATGAATTGGCCACTGCAAAAAAACAGTATGACCCAAAAGCTAGACCAGGGCTAACAGATATTGAAAAGGAATATCTGCGAGGTTTTCTTTGTGGTTATGATCCTGTACATATAGCTAAAATTTGCCATAAAGATGTGAAAGGTGTTAAAAGCACTATATCTAATACCTTGTATCGTTATGTAGAAATTTTGACAGGGCATCCAGAACATTCAATTAATGATTGGAGAGACATTTGTATGTGGCTGGAAGAAGCAGGATATAAAAAACCGTCTAAAATTTGGGATGGCTCACCTGATATTTCAATTTTCTATGGTCAAGAAAACGAATTACAAGAACTAAAGAATTTGATTATTGACCAACAATGCAGACTGATAAATTTATACGGAATTGGTGGCTCTGGAAAAACATATTTATCAGTTAAATTGGCTCAAGAAATTCAGTGTAATTTTAAGTATGTCATTTGGCGCAGCTTACGCTATGCCCCTACCTTCAAAGAAGTTATAAATGAACTACTTCAGATTTTCTTGCCCCAGGTAGAATCTAACTTAATAGATAATATTGGGCAAGGAATTTCACAATTAATCAAGTACCTAAACAAGTATAATTGTCTATTAGTTCTAGACGCTGTTGAAAATTTACTCCTTCCTGGTGAGTTAGCTGGTAAATATAAACCTGAACATGAAGCTTACAAAGATTTAATTCAAAGGTTAGGAGAAGAACCTTCAAAAAGTTGTTTAATTCTCACCAGCAGAGAAAAGCTTAAAGAAATTGCAGTTGTGGAAACGAAAACGCCTTACAGTCCTATTCGTTCTTTCAAAGTAAAAGGTTTAAACAAGGAGGCTGCAAAAAAAATACTTCAAGATAAAGGCTTGCCAGAATCTTCTGATTTACAAAAAATCATCGACTTTTATCGAGGTAATCCATTAGCATTAAAGTTAACTGCAACAATAATCCAAGAACTCTATGGTGGCCATATTGGAGATTTCCTCAAAAATAGTAGTGCTTTTATTGGAGATTTTCAAGAGATTCTCAATCAACATTTTAAATTTTTATCTGAGTTAGAAAAAGAAATTTTGTATTTTATTGCTCTAGAGCAAAAGCCAGTTATGCTTTCTATTATCCAAAATAGTTTTGGGTTGAATTTATTTTCAAAAGAAGATATTGCTCTGGCTATACAATCTTTAATATTGCGGTCTTTTTTAGAAAAGGTGTTTGAGGGAGAAGTAGTTTACTTTTACTTGCAACCAGTAGTCATGAAATATATAACTAATAAATTAATTGAGCAGATATGTAAAGAAATTATAATGACAATCAAAAACCAAAAAATAGAAACAAATAGTTTGTTAAGAAATCAGCTACTTCTTCAGTTTCAATCCCCACATAAGCAAGGTATCAAAGAATTAAATTATAGTTTTATTGTCTCATCTATCAAAGAAAAAATGCGGAATGTTCTCAAGGCTAGACAATTAGGTAACGCAGAAGAAAAACTTAAGGAAGTGATGGCTGTAGTTCCCAAACCTTGTTTTATAGAAGAAGATGACAGGCAGAACACTTAAGTTGATAGGGAATAAGATATACTGTAGGCTTGTGGGGAAAAATTTTATTTTTTTCTAACGTGAGTATTGCAATATCTTACTGTCTAGCTTACGTGCTAATTCACCGACAGCAACAGATGGAACATCCCCATTGGGATACGCAACTCCAGTGAATGCAAATACTTTATTCCTTCTAAACATAGCTACATCTATCTGCACTGCCCTACCCATCATTCTGCCCACCATAGTAAGACCTCCTGAGTCTTCACCTACGTTATTCAAATCAGTTAAAGCCCTTGATTCCAAGATTTCTAACTTATTGAATAGTTGTGTTTGCTTAATTAATTTTGCAACTATATCTCTAAAATACACCTGATTCAAGTCAATACCATTTTGCTGAAGCTGTTCAGAAAGAGTCATAGTAACACCTATGACCACTTGCGCTTTTTGAGGTTTTGCAAATATCGCTAAACTTTTAACATTCATATTACGTTTAGCTATGTATTGTCTCATTAATGGCTCAAGCCGTTCAGTAGGAAATTCTATGAAACCACTCGGCATTTCTTCCAAAGACAGATTTGCGTTGGATAAACTTTCTGTTTGAGCAACTAGTTGAGGAGTTTTAATTTTAATTGCTGCCTGAACGGGACTGGATAGCCCAATAACGATACCTGATAGGACTAATACAAAAGAAATTTTTGGGTACATCGACAGAACTTCCTTTTTAAAATTACAAACTGTAAAAATTTAAATGGCTTGAGTTTTCTTGTGAGAGGTTAAACTAACACCTTCAAACTTCAAATGCCATTACCTGTCAACACAAAAGCAGCCCAGTAATAGGGATGGGGATACTCTGCTCGCACGTCTTGCTGTGCTTTCTGTAATGCTTCAGCTTTGCTCATTTTATAATGCCGTAAATAGGTGTAAAAACGCTTCATGAGATTAACAGTGGCAGTATCACTGACGCTCCATAGGCTAGCAATTACGTTAGGTGTACCAGCATAGATAAAGGCACGATTTAGTGCCACCACTTCATCTCCTTTACTCACTTCCCCCACCTGCGTTTCGCAGGCACTAAGCACTACTAAATTAGTGTTTTTTGTCAAATCTAGCTCATAGATTTCATGTACTTCTAGACGACCATCATATTTGGCATCATCTTTAGTTTCGGCTGCTAGATATATGGTGCTAAAAAGTGGGTTTTTGTCATTGTACTTGCCATGAGCTGCTAAATGCAAAATACTAGCATTTTCAGATTTTGACCAAACAGCACTTTCGGTGGCAGCATCTTCCACAAGAGCTTGAGTGCCATACACGGAAGCGATCTCTTTAGCTTCCTTTTGAGCAGAGGACAAGCTGCTTAAGTCTGGTTCGTTACTGGTTGGGTTGCCTAAAATTAAGGCTGTGCTAGTGTCATGCCGATGTTTGCTTTGCAGAAAAGGTAACAGATTAGCACTGGGTAGTGATACTAAAGTATAATCATCATTCAAATATTTTTTTCCATCAGTGAGAGCCGCGAAAGGAACATAGTGGAGAATGCCGTGGGGGACAACAAAAATCTTGGAAGTTTTGATCTCAGGTTTTAATCTACTAATCAGCGATTGATACAACTGTTGCAAACTAGATGGATGAGGGTCGCTTTCCTCATTAACATTTTGAAAACTGCCAGTAAAAGTGGTGATATTCTTTCTCAAGAATTCCTTTTCGACATCTAAAGCTTTTGCCTTAAAACTATTGTGAGTAATAACAAAAGCAAATGTCCGCTTTTGTGTAACGAAATATTCAATCAGTGTGGTACTAGTATCCAACCATTTCTGGATATCTGTGATTTTGGCTAAATCTTTAGCTTTAACGCTGACTAACAAGCTAGTTTTAGAACTTTGGATTTTTAGTTTGGATAGTAATTGTTCGTACTCTTCCCGCAGATATGCCAATCGCTCGTCTACAGCTTTGATAGCTTTATCATCCTGCTGACTTTTTGGAAAAGCCTTCAGAATAATTTTTTGGTTATTTATTGCTACAATTTTTTGTTTCAGTGACCTTTCTTGCTTTATCAGTTCTGCCTCTACACCAGCACGAAAATTAATTGGTCCATTAGCTATTTGATCTAGAAAAGCTCTTGCTCGCGCCTGTTCTCCATAGTAGAAAGCATCTTCATAACGTCCTTTATTCCACAAAAGGTTGATAAGATTTTCATAAATATCGATTTGTTGACTAGCAAAAGGTGTTTTCAATTCTTCAACACTAAGTTTCTCCTGAATTGATTCAGTTTTCTCAATCGCTTTTTTATAGTAAGCAATTGCTTGATTTGTATCTTTTTGTGTTTCGTAGAAAAACCCAAGGTTAGCTAGTGCCACCTTTTGTCCTGCTATACTACCGATATCTCGAAATATATCCAGTGCTTGCTGGGAGTATTCATGCATCTTTTGGAATTGTCCCAAGCTATAGTAGGCCAGAGCAATATTGTTGAGCGCATCCCCTTCTTCCTTACGGCTACCAATCCGACGAAATATAGCCAGTGCCTGTTGGTGTGATTTTAATGCCAGATTGTACTGCAACTTGCGGCGGTAAATTTCACCTATATTAATCAGAGTTGCTCCTTCTTCTCTGTAGCTACCGATTTCTCGCAGGATAATACGGGCTTGTTGAAAAGTATTTAGTGCGTCGTTGTATTGTTGTGCCTTTGGTGATAACTCCTCTGTTTGTTTTTCTAGCTCTTGGGCTAGATAGATGATTCCGATATTGTTAAGCGTTGTTCCTTGTCCCTGTCGTTCCCCCAGCACCTGCTGAAGAGCCAATGCTTTATTAAAATAAAGCAAAGCCTGTTTATTTATTCCCAATCGCTCATAGACTCCGCCAATATTACCAAGTATCCTTGCTTCCTCCGCTCGGTCGCCTAGTTTCTGGCTGAGAACTAACGCTTGTTGATATAGCTTTAGAGATTGCTGATATTGTGATTGGGAGTTAGATACTAAAGCTATATTGGCAATAGTTGCTACTTCTCCGACCTTGTCACCAATTTTCTGCTGGATTTCCTGTGCTTGTTTAAACAGATCCCACGCCCGCTCGTATTCTCCTAGTTGAACGTGAACCAGACCAAGGTTGTTAAGTGTTTTTCCTACTGCTGTAGAATTACCGATATTCCGCGAAATATTTAGTGCTTGTTGGCAGAAATCCCTTGAACGCTGATATTGCCCTAGTGCTTGGTAAACTGTTCCCAGGTGGTTAAGTGCTGCTGCTTCCCCTACTGGATTACCGATTTTTCGGAATCGAGCCAGTGCCTGTTCGTAAAATCCTTGTGCATTATTGTATTGACTTAATTTTTCGTAGACTAAACCGAGGTTGTTTAAGGTAATGCCAATACTTGCCTGATTGCCAATTTCTTCTTGAATTGCTAGAGCTTTTTTAAAGTTGTCTTTTGCCTGCTGATATTGTGCTTGAGCTATATAAACTGCGCCAATGTTATTCAGTGTTGTTCCTTCTCCATCTCTGTCACTAATTTCTCGTTCTATAGCCAGCGCTTTTTGGTAATAGTTCAACGCTTGCTGGTATTCTCCCAGATGGTCATAGACTAGACCCAGGTTATTAAGTGCTGTGGCTTCTTCAGAGCGATGATTGAGGCGTTGGGTAATATTTAGCGTCTGTTGGAACAAATCAAGTGCCTGTTGGTATTGCCCTTGATTGTTATAAACCAAACCGAGATTGTTCAGCGTTACTGCTTCTCCAACTATATCCCTCTGTTTCTGTCGAATCGCTAGTGCCTGTTGGTAAACTTCTATCGCCTGTGGGTACTTTCCCATCTCAGTGTAGATGTCTCCAAGATTATTGAGGGTTACTCCCTCCCCTAGTAAATCACCAGTCTGCCGTCTAATTGTTAGCGCCTGCTGGTAAAGTTTCAGTGCTTCAGGATATTTTCCTTGATTAGAGTTGACTATACCAAGATTATTGAGGGCCACTCCTTCCCCTATTCGGTCATTAAGTTTGATAGAGATATTCAGTGCCTTTTTGTGGTAGTGCAATGCTTGGGAGTATTTGGTTTGAGCACTGTATACCCTTCCAATTAAGGAGAGACTTATCGCTTCGTTAGACTGGAAATGCAACTCTACTCCGTTCTTAACAACAGTCAAGTTCAGTTGGAAGCCTGGTATGTCAGGTACAGATATGGAATTCTGTTCGCCAGTCTTTTCAAAAATAACAAGAGCTTGCTGGTGGTACTTTAACGCTTGTTCGTACTTTCCCAAGCGGTAATATATCGACCCGATGTTGTTACGGGTTATTGCCTCCATCGCCTCTTGGTAGATTTTCTGCCATATTGGTAAGCTGGCTTCATAGGCTTTGAGGGCAGCAGTATAATCTCCCAGCCTGTCTTTAACAACACCAATTGCTAGTAGGCACTCAGCCTCTGAGAAACGACTGCCTATAGCCTGATAAATCGGTAGGGCTGCTGCAAATTTTTTAAGTGCAGCTTCAAAATTACGCTCCTTTAATAAAGTTTTCCCTTCGCTAGATAGCTTGTCTGCTTGTTCTACTGGAGATGCCTCTGCCTGATAGATTGAGACAGGAACAGAAGTTAAAAAAGGAGCTGAACCCATTAAGTTCAACATTAATAAAGCTCCTACCCAGTTTTTATATATACCGTTAACGGTTTTACCTATTTTTATCACTGCTTTTACAACCCACTTATGCGTTTTTCTAATTCCTTTACACGCTGCATATCTCCTGATTTTTTATATATATCTAGTGCTTGTCGCAACAAACTAAGACCTTCGGCCTGTTTCTCTTTATTGCTGAAACTTGCATATAATTCTCCCAATCCGGCTTTTGCGGCGGCCTGTACCTGTAAATCTTGGGGTGCTGTTGCCCATTTGATGGCCTCCAAATATTGACCCTCAGCCTGCTCAGTTAGTCCCACTTGCTGATAAAGATCGCCTAAAAGTCGATAAATAACTGCTTCTTTTGCTCCACCTGCAACTAACTTTTCCAACGTCTCAATCGCCTCAGATCTCAGGTAATATCCAACATATAAATGGGTTTGTAATAGAGATTTCACTGTGTCAGTTAGCTGCTGTTTTTTCAACAAAGCAAGAGATGTTCGCACATCTTCAGCATCTTTTGCACTCAATAGTCTAAAACTCAATCCAGTTACCTTTTCTTCTTGCGATGAACGTTGACCCTTAGTTTTGACAATCACTAAGTAATCAATTCCCGGTTCTAAAGCTGGCTTTCCAGGATAGATAACTTCAGTTCCACTAACTTGTTCAGTCCAGATCTCTTTTTCTCCCGCCAAAATACTGACAGTATAACCAGCCGCATTAGTTACTTGATTCCAACGTATCTTTGGTTTGTTATCCAGCAACAATGTGCGGCGGGGGCTAATGATGTAGGGAATATCAGTTTTAGCAAGAGGATCTCGGGGTTTGTCTGTTCTTGGAGGACATCTACACACTGCTGACTGTGCAAGTAGCAGTTTTCTCTCAACTTTAATATTGGTACTGGAATTGTTTATGATTGCTGCTGAAGCTTGAGCGGGCTTGGCAATGCAAATGATTGCCAAATTGGTCACTGCCGTAATCAGGGTGAAGATAATTGAAATTGAGTGGTAGTGCTTCATTGACGAGAGTGTTTAGCTATCAAATATCGAGGTGCCATGCCCATCAAAATTTTCTCATCTGGATGATTTGGATTGGCATATTTAATACAATCTTCCCATGATTTTAGTGCGTATTCCTTCTTTCCCTGAGATTGCAATACCCGTGCTAATAAACAGTATGCGGGTGCCCAATTATTTTTTATGTTAATTGCCGCTTTCAAATTTACCTCAGCCTCGCTATAACGAGCGTTACCCAACTGTGCCCAGCCCAAGTTTTTGAGCAAACTGTATTTTACTTCATTATCTTTGGCTAATTTTAAGCCTTTTTGGAGTAGGGGAATAGCTAGAGAATTTTTTTGGTCTAAAATATACAATCGAGCTAAATTGTTGTAAGCTTTGTCTAAATTTTTCTTCTGAATAGCAACTTGGTATGCATTGCGAGCACGATTGAAATCTTTCTTATCTTCATAAATTCCCCCCAGGTTGTAGTAAGTCTCTGCCAAGTCTGGATCAAAAACCAGAGCTAATTTGTAGTTCAACTCGGCATTATCCAAATGACCTTTTTCCCTGTTGTCAAATCCCCGCTCATGGAAAGCGAGTGCTATCTGAGGAGATGATAAGCGAAATCCAATCACCAGGAATGCTCCAAATAAACTAAATATAATCGCAATTGATTTTAGCCTCTCGACTTTACTAGTAAATGATTGTTGTTTGTTATTTCTCTGTTTTTTAGTTGAACATACATCTGTGTGATTTTGACCAATTACTGATATTCCAGTTACACTACTAGCAAATTGAAGTGTTTCCAATTGCTGCCAAATTACTTGCGTACTTTGAGGTCGCTGTCCTGGAAATGGAGCTATTAAGTAATCAATCAAATCGGCTAGAGGCTTCGAGATGTGAGGAGCGTAATCTCGCCAAATTAACTTACCCGTCTGAGCATCTTCTTTTAAATCTTTTGGATGTTGACCCGTTAACAAATGAACTATAGTACGACCGAGAGCAAAAAAATCTGATTGCGGTACAGCTTTACCACTAATTTGCTCTGGTGGCGTATAGCCAGATGAGAACACTCCTGTACCTGACAGTCCAGCACCAGCTTTGAACAAAAAAGTATCTGTAACTTCCCGAGCTGCTCCAAAGTCAATTAGTACAAGTTTACCTGAAGGGCGAAGCATGATGTTAGACGGCTTAATGTCTCGATGCAAATACTGCTGAATAGGGTTCTGATGGAGTTCGCTCAAGATTTCCACCATCTGTGATAACCACTCAATTGCTCTATCTTGCGTAATCGGTTGATTGCCTTGATTGGTCAACCACTGTTCCAAATTCTGACCATCTATTTTTTCCATAACCATGCAGTGCAATGGCTCCAAACTATCTTGTGGATAGAAAGTGAAATAGCCATTATCAGGCTCTACTTTGGGAATCCCTGGATGCTGTAAGCGACTTAGAACATCAGCTTCCCGTTGAAATAATTCAACAGCCTTGGAAGAGGTATTGAGTAAAACTTTCAGAACTTTCCTGGGGTTTGGTTGACCACTGCTGGTAGTAAACAAATCCTCAACTTCAAAAGTCTTGCCGAAACCGCCTTTACCCAGTAATCGAATACCCCGATAGCGATTTTGCAGCACAAGTTCCGTATTGCAGTGGTAACAGATTTGCTCATTAGTATTCAGCGGGTCATCAGGATTGGTGCAATCTGGATTAAGGCAATAACTCATAAACTATAGACTTTTCGCTAATCAGTGAAGCACAGTAGCAGCAATAGTTATCTTCATGAATTGTCGGTTCTTATTATCCTATTGTAGATATCAAAAAGCACTTGCCGTAAACTTTCTTCCGAGCCAATTTCATCCCAGTCTACAGGCATTGCCATCAAAAACTCCAAAGCAGTT is part of the Anabaena sphaerica FACHB-251 genome and encodes:
- a CDS encoding serine/threonine-protein kinase; protein product: MSYCLNPDCTNPDDPLNTNEQICYHCNTELVLQNRYRGIRLLGKGGFGKTFEVEDLFTTSSGQPNPRKVLKVLLNTSSKAVELFQREADVLSRLQHPGIPKVEPDNGYFTFYPQDSLEPLHCMVMEKIDGQNLEQWLTNQGNQPITQDRAIEWLSQMVEILSELHQNPIQQYLHRDIKPSNIMLRPSGKLVLIDFGAAREVTDTFLFKAGAGLSGTGVFSSGYTPPEQISGKAVPQSDFFALGRTIVHLLTGQHPKDLKEDAQTGKLIWRDYAPHISKPLADLIDYLIAPFPGQRPQSTQVIWQQLETLQFASSVTGISVIGQNHTDVCSTKKQRNNKQQSFTSKVERLKSIAIIFSLFGAFLVIGFRLSSPQIALAFHERGFDNREKGHLDNAELNYKLALVFDPDLAETYYNLGGIYEDKKDFNRARNAYQVAIQKKNLDKAYNNLARLYILDQKNSLAIPLLQKGLKLAKDNEVKYSLLKNLGWAQLGNARYSEAEVNLKAAINIKNNWAPAYCLLARVLQSQGKKEYALKSWEDCIKYANPNHPDEKILMGMAPRYLIAKHSRQ
- a CDS encoding tetratricopeptide repeat protein, yielding MAIICIAKPAQASAAIINNSSTNIKVERKLLLAQSAVCRCPPRTDKPRDPLAKTDIPYIISPRRTLLLDNKPKIRWNQVTNAAGYTVSILAGEKEIWTEQVSGTEVIYPGKPALEPGIDYLVIVKTKGQRSSQEEKVTGLSFRLLSAKDAEDVRTSLALLKKQQLTDTVKSLLQTHLYVGYYLRSEAIETLEKLVAGGAKEAVIYRLLGDLYQQVGLTEQAEGQYLEAIKWATAPQDLQVQAAAKAGLGELYASFSNKEKQAEGLSLLRQALDIYKKSGDMQRVKELEKRISGL
- a CDS encoding tetratricopeptide repeat protein, yielding MIKIGKTVNGIYKNWVGALLMLNLMGSAPFLTSVPVSIYQAEASPVEQADKLSSEGKTLLKERNFEAALKKFAAALPIYQAIGSRFSEAECLLAIGVVKDRLGDYTAALKAYEASLPIWQKIYQEAMEAITRNNIGSIYYRLGKYEQALKYHQQALVIFEKTGEQNSISVPDIPGFQLNLTVVKNGVELHFQSNEAISLSLIGRVYSAQTKYSQALHYHKKALNISIKLNDRIGEGVALNNLGIVNSNQGKYPEALKLYQQALTIRRQTGDLLGEGVTLNNLGDIYTEMGKYPQAIEVYQQALAIRQKQRDIVGEAVTLNNLGLVYNNQGQYQQALDLFQQTLNITQRLNHRSEEATALNNLGLVYDHLGEYQQALNYYQKALAIEREISDRDGEGTTLNNIGAVYIAQAQYQQAKDNFKKALAIQEEIGNQASIGITLNNLGLVYEKLSQYNNAQGFYEQALARFRKIGNPVGEAAALNHLGTVYQALGQYQRSRDFCQQALNISRNIGNSTAVGKTLNNLGLVHVQLGEYERAWDLFKQAQEIQQKIGDKVGEVATIANIALVSNSQSQYQQSLKLYQQALVLSQKLGDRAEEARILGNIGGVYERLGINKQALLYFNKALALQQVLGERQGQGTTLNNIGIIYLAQELEKQTEELSPKAQQYNDALNTFQQARIILREIGSYREEGATLINIGEIYRRKLQYNLALKSHQQALAIFRRIGSRKEEGDALNNIALAYYSLGQFQKMHEYSQQALDIFRDIGSIAGQKVALANLGFFYETQKDTNQAIAYYKKAIEKTESIQEKLSVEELKTPFASQQIDIYENLINLLWNKGRYEDAFYYGEQARARAFLDQIANGPINFRAGVEAELIKQERSLKQKIVAINNQKIILKAFPKSQQDDKAIKAVDERLAYLREEYEQLLSKLKIQSSKTSLLVSVKAKDLAKITDIQKWLDTSTTLIEYFVTQKRTFAFVITHNSFKAKALDVEKEFLRKNITTFTGSFQNVNEESDPHPSSLQQLYQSLISRLKPEIKTSKIFVVPHGILHYVPFAALTDGKKYLNDDYTLVSLPSANLLPFLQSKHRHDTSTALILGNPTSNEPDLSSLSSAQKEAKEIASVYGTQALVEDAATESAVWSKSENASILHLAAHGKYNDKNPLFSTIYLAAETKDDAKYDGRLEVHEIYELDLTKNTNLVVLSACETQVGEVSKGDEVVALNRAFIYAGTPNVIASLWSVSDTATVNLMKRFYTYLRHYKMSKAEALQKAQQDVRAEYPHPYYWAAFVLTGNGI
- a CDS encoding NB-ARC domain-containing protein translates to MVFSATPQPEFRFAEADNNWDLSRLYDELATAKKQYDPKARPGLTDIEKEYLRGFLCGYDPVHIAKICHKDVKGVKSTISNTLYRYVEILTGHPEHSINDWRDICMWLEEAGYKKPSKIWDGSPDISIFYGQENELQELKNLIIDQQCRLINLYGIGGSGKTYLSVKLAQEIQCNFKYVIWRSLRYAPTFKEVINELLQIFLPQVESNLIDNIGQGISQLIKYLNKYNCLLVLDAVENLLLPGELAGKYKPEHEAYKDLIQRLGEEPSKSCLILTSREKLKEIAVVETKTPYSPIRSFKVKGLNKEAAKKILQDKGLPESSDLQKIIDFYRGNPLALKLTATIIQELYGGHIGDFLKNSSAFIGDFQEILNQHFKFLSELEKEILYFIALEQKPVMLSIIQNSFGLNLFSKEDIALAIQSLILRSFLEKVFEGEVVYFYLQPVVMKYITNKLIEQICKEIIMTIKNQKIETNSLLRNQLLLQFQSPHKQGIKELNYSFIVSSIKEKMRNVLKARQLGNAEEKLKEVMAVVPKPCFIEEDDRQNT